From a region of the Pseudoxanthomonas sp. X-1 genome:
- a CDS encoding phosphotransferase: MNEASSPSSAHARADQRLFWARFTMAVPDLSLQRASVDAGQRSYWRTEGAAESLIVMDSPPGLEDVRPWLSWQAVLEAGGVRVPRILARDVDSGFLLLEDLGQPTLAQLLAREPAQADAWFDAAMDQLLTLQAIPPPEGTGVFGEALLQRDAGLFEEWFLRRHLGIDLDCDASDALELVQRRLMDNALGQHKVLTHRDFMPRNLMPVRPGPAVLDFQDCVRGPVAYDAVSLFKDAFLSWPLERVDDWLLRYHAKARQAGIPVPPSAQTFLRDADWMGIQRHLKILGIFCRLHYRDGKSQYLPDLPRFVVYLDEVLPRHPQLQPLRQLLDQRIRPALQAHGA, translated from the coding sequence ATGAACGAGGCGTCCTCGCCTTCGAGCGCACACGCCCGCGCGGACCAGCGACTTTTCTGGGCGCGCTTCACAATGGCGGTGCCCGATCTGTCGCTGCAGCGGGCCAGCGTGGATGCCGGCCAGCGCAGCTACTGGCGCACCGAGGGGGCGGCCGAGTCGCTGATCGTGATGGACTCCCCCCCTGGGCTGGAGGATGTGCGGCCGTGGCTGTCCTGGCAGGCCGTGCTCGAGGCTGGCGGCGTGCGCGTGCCGCGCATCCTGGCGCGTGACGTGGATTCCGGCTTCCTGCTGCTGGAAGACCTCGGCCAGCCGACCCTGGCGCAGCTGCTGGCGCGCGAGCCGGCGCAGGCCGATGCCTGGTTCGACGCGGCCATGGACCAGTTGCTGACGCTGCAGGCGATCCCACCGCCGGAAGGCACGGGCGTGTTCGGCGAGGCGCTGCTGCAGCGCGATGCGGGGCTGTTCGAAGAATGGTTCCTGCGCCGGCACCTGGGCATCGACCTGGACTGCGATGCCAGCGACGCGTTGGAGCTGGTGCAGCGCCGGCTGATGGACAACGCCCTGGGCCAGCACAAGGTGCTGACCCATCGCGACTTCATGCCGCGCAACCTCATGCCGGTGCGGCCGGGCCCGGCGGTGCTGGATTTCCAGGACTGCGTGCGCGGACCGGTGGCCTACGACGCGGTGAGCCTGTTCAAGGACGCCTTCCTGAGCTGGCCGCTGGAGCGCGTGGATGACTGGCTGCTGCGCTATCACGCCAAGGCGCGCCAGGCGGGCATCCCGGTGCCGCCTTCGGCGCAGACGTTCCTGCGCGACGCCGACTGGATGGGGATCCAGCGACACCTGAAGATCCTGGGCATCTTCTGCCGCCTGCATTACCGCGACGGCAAGTCGCAGTACCTGCCCGATCTGCCGCGCTTCGTCGTCTATCTGGACGAAGTGTTGCCGCGCCATCCGCAGCTGCAGCCGTTGCGGCAGCTGCTGGACCAGCGCATCCGCCCCGCGCTGCAGGCGCACGGCGCATGA
- a CDS encoding DUF3108 domain-containing protein produces the protein MTSNPIRPLKALAAIAVLALAAAPALALQPFNATYQASAMGMQGNGQMTLAAQGAGKWKYDLNVRNQLVNLTQSTTFEEKDGQFRPLSSSDASLVLVKSKQVKTAYDWSSKQATWSGDIKENRRGPVPLQAGDMDALLVNLAIVRDVHAGKQTLNYRMLENGKATPMSYQVTGKDTITIAGKQVTATKVSQTEGKKQMIVWVVPDMPVPARMLQRENGQDSYDLTLTSFN, from the coding sequence ATGACATCCAACCCGATCCGCCCGCTCAAGGCGCTGGCCGCCATCGCCGTGCTCGCCCTGGCCGCGGCGCCCGCCCTGGCCCTGCAGCCGTTCAACGCCACCTATCAGGCCAGCGCCATGGGCATGCAGGGCAACGGCCAGATGACCCTGGCCGCGCAGGGCGCCGGCAAGTGGAAGTACGACCTGAACGTGCGCAACCAGCTGGTCAACCTGACCCAGTCCACCACCTTCGAGGAGAAGGATGGCCAGTTCCGCCCGCTGTCCTCCAGCGACGCCTCCCTGGTACTGGTCAAGAGCAAGCAGGTGAAGACCGCCTACGACTGGTCCAGCAAACAGGCCACCTGGAGCGGCGACATCAAGGAAAACCGCCGCGGCCCGGTGCCGCTGCAGGCCGGCGACATGGACGCGCTGCTGGTGAACCTGGCCATCGTGCGCGACGTGCATGCCGGCAAGCAGACGCTCAACTACCGCATGCTGGAGAACGGCAAGGCCACGCCGATGAGCTATCAGGTCACCGGCAAGGACACCATCACCATCGCCGGCAAGCAGGTCACCGCGACCAAGGTCAGCCAGACCGAGGGCAAGAAGCAGATGATCGTGTGGGTGGTGCCGGACATGCCGGTTCCGGCGCGCATGCTGCAGCGGGAGAACGGCCAGGATTCCTACGATCTGACCCTGACCTCGTTCAACTGA
- the purN gene encoding phosphoribosylglycinamide formyltransferase, with protein sequence MILPRIAVLASGRGSNLQAILDAIADGRLDARLVGVFSDRPQAGALARVAPELRWSARPSSFESRQAYEQALGDALAASGADWIVCAGYMRILGAALIARFAGRMLNIHPSLLPRHRGLHTHAAALAAGDAEHGCSVHFVIPELDAGSLVAQASLPVAPDDTPDTLAARVLALEHRLLPAVLRLAVAGRLSERDGTTFVDGQPRFTPLTLDSLKRRMPDPDPTP encoded by the coding sequence ATGATCCTGCCCCGCATCGCGGTGCTGGCCTCCGGGCGCGGCAGCAACCTGCAGGCAATCCTCGACGCGATCGCCGACGGCCGCCTGGACGCGCGCCTGGTCGGGGTGTTCTCGGACCGCCCGCAGGCGGGCGCGCTGGCGCGCGTTGCGCCGGAACTGCGCTGGTCGGCCCGGCCGTCCAGCTTCGAAAGCCGCCAGGCCTATGAGCAGGCGCTGGGCGACGCCCTGGCCGCCTCGGGCGCGGACTGGATCGTGTGCGCCGGCTACATGCGCATCCTCGGCGCGGCGCTGATCGCGCGCTTCGCCGGGCGCATGCTCAACATCCACCCCTCCCTGCTGCCGCGCCACCGCGGCCTGCACACCCATGCCGCGGCGCTGGCCGCCGGCGATGCCGAGCATGGCTGCAGCGTCCATTTCGTCATCCCCGAGCTCGACGCGGGCAGCCTGGTCGCGCAGGCGTCCCTGCCCGTCGCACCCGACGACACGCCCGACACCCTGGCCGCACGCGTGCTCGCGCTCGAACACCGGCTCCTCCCTGCGGTGCTGCGGCTCGCCGTCGCCGGGCGCCTGTCTGAACGTGATGGCACGACCTTCGTCGATGGTCAGCCGCGATTTACGCCGCTGACACTAGATTCCCTCAAACGGCGCATGCCCGACCCCGACCCGACCCCGTGA
- the hda gene encoding DnaA regulatory inactivator Hda, translating to MSVPQLPLALRTPSDQRFESFIGAPAGALAQLQALARAPEADWLYVAAAHGAGKTHLALAACAAAGESGRQAAYLPLKAAAGHLQQALDGLERNALVALDGLEAIAGDRADEIALFDFHNRARAAGIGVLYTAADVPDALGLVLPDLRSRLGQCARIVLRALDDGGRAALLRDRAARRGLVLEDAAVDWMLTRTVREPAQLVDLIERLDRASLAAKRRVTVPFLRQVLADE from the coding sequence ATGAGCGTGCCGCAGTTGCCGCTGGCGCTGCGGACTCCGTCGGACCAGCGCTTCGAGAGCTTCATCGGGGCGCCGGCCGGCGCGTTGGCGCAGCTGCAGGCGCTGGCGCGCGCGCCGGAGGCGGACTGGCTCTACGTCGCGGCCGCCCATGGCGCCGGCAAGACCCACCTGGCCCTGGCCGCGTGCGCGGCGGCCGGCGAGAGCGGGCGCCAGGCCGCCTATCTGCCGCTGAAGGCCGCCGCGGGTCACCTGCAGCAGGCGCTCGATGGCCTGGAGCGCAACGCCCTGGTGGCGCTCGACGGGCTGGAGGCGATCGCCGGCGATCGCGCCGACGAGATCGCGCTGTTCGACTTCCACAACCGCGCGCGCGCTGCGGGCATCGGCGTGCTCTATACCGCCGCCGACGTGCCCGATGCGCTCGGCCTGGTGCTGCCCGATCTGCGCTCGCGCCTGGGGCAATGCGCGCGCATCGTGCTGCGCGCACTGGACGACGGCGGGCGCGCGGCGCTGCTGCGCGATCGCGCGGCCCGACGCGGACTGGTGCTGGAAGATGCGGCGGTGGACTGGATGCTCACCCGCACCGTGCGCGAACCGGCGCAGCTGGTCGATCTGATCGAACGCCTGGATCGCGCCTCGCTGGCGGCCAAGCGCCGCGTGACCGTGCCGTTCCTGCGTCAGGTGCTGGCGGACGAGTAG
- the purM gene encoding phosphoribosylformylglycinamidine cyclo-ligase: MTYRDAGVDIDAGNAVVERIKPLVKRSFRPEVMGGLGGFGALFDLSGKYREPVLVSGTDGVGTKLKLAQELGRHDTIGIDLVGMCVNDVLVQGAEPLFFLDYFATGKLDVDTTVAVVGGIAKGCELSGCALIGGETAEMPDMYAPGEYDLAGFTVGAVEKAEMLDGSAVGEGDVLIGLASSGAHSNGYSLIRRIYDRAGRPAELDIGGVPLIDALMAPTTLYVKPVLELLRTHGAGAGKPIHAMAHITGGGLTENIIRVVPDGLGLDIDASAWPLPPLFQWLQQAGAVADAEMWRTFNCGIGFVLIAEASRAAALEASLDQAGIGHWRIGQVVTAGAGERVHIG; this comes from the coding sequence ATGACCTACCGCGACGCGGGGGTGGACATCGACGCCGGCAACGCCGTGGTCGAACGGATCAAGCCGCTGGTCAAGCGCAGCTTCCGGCCCGAGGTGATGGGCGGCCTGGGCGGCTTCGGCGCCCTGTTCGACCTATCCGGCAAGTACCGCGAGCCGGTGCTGGTCTCGGGCACCGACGGCGTCGGCACCAAGCTCAAGCTGGCCCAGGAGCTGGGCCGCCACGACACCATCGGCATCGACCTGGTCGGCATGTGCGTCAACGACGTGCTGGTGCAGGGCGCCGAGCCGCTGTTCTTCCTGGACTACTTCGCCACCGGCAAGCTGGACGTGGACACCACCGTGGCCGTGGTCGGCGGCATCGCCAAGGGCTGCGAGTTGTCCGGCTGCGCGCTGATCGGTGGCGAGACCGCCGAGATGCCCGACATGTATGCCCCGGGCGAGTACGACCTGGCCGGCTTCACCGTCGGCGCGGTCGAGAAGGCCGAGATGCTCGACGGCAGCGCGGTGGGCGAAGGCGATGTGCTGATCGGCCTGGCCTCCTCCGGCGCGCATTCCAACGGCTATTCGCTGATCCGCCGCATCTACGATCGCGCTGGCCGGCCGGCCGAGCTGGACATCGGCGGCGTGCCGCTGATCGATGCGCTGATGGCGCCGACCACGCTGTACGTCAAGCCGGTGCTCGAACTGCTGCGCACCCATGGCGCAGGCGCCGGCAAGCCGATCCACGCCATGGCCCACATCACCGGCGGCGGCCTGACCGAGAACATCATCCGCGTGGTGCCAGACGGCCTGGGCCTGGACATCGATGCGAGCGCCTGGCCGCTGCCGCCGCTGTTCCAGTGGCTGCAGCAGGCCGGCGCGGTGGCCGACGCGGAGATGTGGCGCACCTTCAACTGCGGCATCGGCTTCGTGCTGATCGCCGAGGCTTCCCGTGCCGCGGCGCTGGAAGCCAGCCTGGACCAGGCCGGCATCGGCCACTGGCGCATCGGCCAGGTGGTGACCGCCGGCGCGGGCGAGCGCGTGCACATCGGCTGA
- a CDS encoding AI-2E family transporter, whose protein sequence is MIEDPQQVIAQFLRRLQWAALAAALVWLLWILSPVLTPFACAAILGWMGDPLVDRLEARGWSRGISVTVVFCVMLLAITVVLLLLVPTIQDQIATLVRSLPRYQQWFYQVALPWIEGRFNVRVAEYLDFTHIWELLRSNWERAGGVAYTLWGYVSRSGFALFGWMANLVLIPVIAFFFLRDWDLIVGRVAAMVPRNHIGVVSRLAGESSEVLGGFLKGQLLVMIILGVLYGAGLWAVGLDLGILIGLIAGLLTFVPYLGPTSGVAMGLIAALMQYGDAKHLVLVSVVFAVGQVIESYVLTPKLVGDRIGLHPVAVIFAVLACGQLFGFLGMLLALPIAAVANVLLRYAHERYTHSQLYAGGQPTILLDPQRTPVEGLHPPQDPHSP, encoded by the coding sequence ATCATCGAAGACCCGCAACAGGTCATCGCCCAGTTCCTGCGCCGGCTGCAGTGGGCCGCATTGGCCGCCGCGCTGGTGTGGCTGCTGTGGATCCTCTCGCCGGTGCTGACCCCGTTCGCCTGCGCGGCGATCCTGGGCTGGATGGGCGACCCGCTGGTGGACCGGCTGGAGGCGCGCGGCTGGTCGCGCGGGATCTCGGTCACGGTGGTGTTCTGCGTGATGCTGCTGGCCATCACCGTGGTGCTGTTGCTGCTGGTGCCGACCATCCAGGACCAGATCGCCACCCTGGTGCGATCGCTGCCGCGCTACCAGCAGTGGTTCTACCAGGTGGCGCTGCCGTGGATCGAGGGCCGCTTCAACGTGCGCGTGGCCGAGTACCTGGACTTCACCCATATCTGGGAACTGCTGCGCAGCAACTGGGAGCGGGCCGGCGGGGTGGCTTACACCCTGTGGGGTTATGTGTCGCGATCGGGCTTCGCCCTGTTCGGCTGGATGGCCAACCTGGTGCTGATCCCGGTTATCGCCTTCTTCTTCCTGCGCGACTGGGACCTGATCGTCGGCCGCGTGGCGGCGATGGTGCCGCGCAACCACATCGGCGTGGTCAGCCGACTGGCGGGCGAGTCCAGCGAGGTACTGGGCGGCTTCCTCAAGGGGCAGCTGCTGGTGATGATCATCCTGGGCGTGCTGTACGGCGCGGGGCTGTGGGCGGTGGGGCTGGACCTGGGCATCCTGATCGGCCTGATCGCCGGCCTGCTGACCTTCGTGCCCTACCTGGGGCCGACCAGCGGCGTGGCGATGGGCCTGATCGCCGCGCTGATGCAGTACGGCGACGCCAAGCACCTGGTGCTGGTGTCGGTCGTGTTCGCGGTGGGGCAGGTGATCGAGAGCTATGTGCTGACGCCCAAGCTGGTCGGCGATCGCATCGGCCTGCATCCGGTGGCGGTGATCTTCGCCGTGCTGGCCTGCGGGCAGCTGTTCGGCTTCCTGGGCATGCTGCTGGCGCTGCCGATCGCTGCGGTGGCCAATGTGCTGCTGCGCTATGCGCACGAGCGCTATACCCACAGCCAACTCTATGCCGGCGGGCAGCCGACCATCCTGCTCGATCCGCAGCGCACGCCGGTCGAGGGCCTGCATCCACCGCAGGATCCCCACTCGCCATGA
- a CDS encoding DUF3108 domain-containing protein, whose amino-acid sequence MKTILLTGILLLACAVPATQAQQAPATPPPPQTAESAAPDAVQPWTLAPFTATYEAWYKGKRAGDATLQVVHKDGNQWRLDLEIRGERGVASLLRLNIQQSTVFDVTDTGSGILLRPLSQSTVRKAVFGDKQQTGSYDWRSNTAQWEGKVDKDRRAPVALKPGDMSSLLLDLAIMRDARPGAALDYRVVDNGRARQYQYAVAAQTEIVQVGELSYDAMRVARTNGGDREQIFWVASGVPTPVRMLQRDDGEDAIDLRLTDYQGVQ is encoded by the coding sequence GTGAAGACCATCCTGCTGACCGGCATCCTGCTGCTCGCCTGTGCCGTGCCCGCAACCCAGGCCCAGCAGGCCCCCGCCACGCCTCCCCCGCCCCAGACCGCCGAGAGCGCCGCGCCGGACGCGGTCCAGCCGTGGACGCTGGCGCCGTTCACCGCCACCTACGAAGCCTGGTACAAGGGCAAGCGCGCCGGCGACGCCACCCTGCAGGTGGTGCACAAAGACGGCAACCAGTGGCGGCTGGACCTGGAGATCCGCGGCGAGCGCGGCGTGGCCAGCCTGCTGCGCCTCAACATCCAGCAGAGCACCGTGTTCGACGTCACCGACACCGGCTCGGGCATCCTGCTGCGGCCGCTGAGCCAGAGCACGGTGCGCAAGGCGGTGTTCGGCGACAAGCAGCAGACCGGCAGCTACGACTGGCGCAGCAACACCGCGCAGTGGGAAGGCAAGGTCGACAAGGACCGCCGCGCGCCGGTGGCGCTGAAGCCGGGCGACATGAGCTCGCTGCTGCTGGACCTGGCGATCATGCGCGACGCCAGGCCGGGCGCGGCGCTGGACTACCGCGTGGTCGACAACGGCCGCGCGCGCCAGTATCAGTACGCGGTCGCGGCGCAGACCGAGATCGTCCAGGTCGGCGAGCTCAGCTACGACGCCATGCGCGTGGCCCGCACCAACGGCGGCGACCGCGAGCAGATCTTCTGGGTCGCCTCCGGCGTGCCCACCCCCGTGCGCATGCTGCAACGCGACGATGGCGAGGACGCCATCGACCTGCGCCTCACCGATTACCAGGGAGTGCAATGA
- a CDS encoding KpsF/GutQ family sugar-phosphate isomerase, with protein MPSTAQHSVPVDDAALAASGRRAVQIEADALTALAQRIDGPFSAACRLVLAGAGRVVAMGMGKSGHIARKIAATLASTGTPAFFVHPGEAGHGDLGMITDADIVLAISYSGESDEILMLLPVLRRQGNLVIAMTGRPASTLARQADLHLDVSVPAEACPLHLAPTSSTTATLAMGDALAVALLEARGFTSEDFARSHPAGSLGRRLLVHISDVMHTGDDVPVVDQDATLAQALVEMSRKRLGMTAVVDAQGVLRGIFTDGDLRRALDNAGLDIHTTPIARLMTRHPVTIGPQALATEAARLLETRNIGSGLIVVDADQRVIGALNVHDLLRARVV; from the coding sequence ATGCCTTCCACCGCGCAGCACAGCGTTCCCGTCGACGATGCCGCCCTGGCCGCCAGTGGCCGCCGCGCGGTGCAGATCGAGGCCGACGCGCTGACCGCCCTGGCCCAGCGCATCGACGGCCCGTTCTCGGCCGCCTGCCGGCTGGTGCTGGCCGGCGCCGGGCGCGTGGTGGCCATGGGCATGGGCAAGTCCGGGCATATCGCGCGCAAGATCGCCGCGACCCTGGCCTCCACCGGCACCCCAGCCTTCTTCGTCCATCCGGGCGAGGCCGGCCACGGCGACCTGGGCATGATCACCGACGCCGACATCGTCCTGGCCATCTCCTACTCGGGCGAATCCGACGAGATCCTGATGCTGCTGCCGGTGCTGCGCCGCCAGGGCAATCTGGTGATCGCCATGACCGGACGCCCGGCCTCGACCCTGGCCCGCCAGGCCGACCTGCACCTGGACGTCAGCGTCCCGGCCGAGGCCTGCCCGCTGCACCTGGCGCCGACCTCCAGCACCACCGCCACCCTGGCCATGGGCGACGCGCTGGCCGTGGCGCTGCTGGAGGCGCGCGGCTTCACCTCCGAGGATTTCGCCCGGTCGCATCCGGCCGGCAGCCTGGGCCGGCGCCTGCTGGTGCACATCAGCGATGTCATGCACACCGGCGATGACGTGCCGGTGGTGGACCAGGACGCCACCCTGGCCCAGGCGCTGGTGGAGATGAGCCGCAAGCGGCTGGGCATGACCGCGGTGGTCGATGCGCAGGGCGTACTGCGCGGCATCTTCACCGACGGCGACCTGCGCCGCGCGCTGGACAATGCCGGGCTGGACATCCATACCACCCCGATCGCCCGCCTGATGACCCGGCATCCGGTCACCATCGGGCCGCAGGCGCTGGCGACCGAGGCCGCCCGCCTGCTGGAAACGCGCAACATCGGCAGCGGCCTGATCGTGGTCGACGCCGACCAGCGCGTGATCGGCGCGCTCAATGTTCACGACCTGTTGCGCGCGCGCGTGGTGTAA
- a CDS encoding BolA family protein, with protein sequence MDAETIRELIQAGLPGAQARVEGDDGVHFEATVVCEAFKGKLPLARHRMVYATLGDLMGGAIHALQLKTVTPDEAA encoded by the coding sequence TTGGACGCCGAAACCATCCGTGAACTCATCCAGGCGGGCCTGCCCGGCGCCCAGGCGCGCGTGGAGGGCGATGACGGCGTGCATTTCGAGGCCACCGTGGTCTGCGAGGCGTTCAAGGGCAAGCTGCCGCTGGCGCGTCACCGCATGGTCTACGCCACCCTGGGCGACCTGATGGGCGGCGCGATCCACGCCCTGCAACTGAAGACCGTCACTCCCGACGAAGCCGCCTGA
- a CDS encoding HAD hydrolase family protein, with protein sequence MTAHAHLPAVTDALLQRAARVRLACFDVDGTLTDGGLFLDAEGREGKTFNVQDGLGLVLLRRHGVEVVLVTARSGQVVEHRARELGIGVHQGVKDKLGLVERLCVERGLALEQVLFMGDDLADLTTLRQVGLAVAPANAHPWVAPLAHWRTTAGGGQGAARQACDLVLAAQGHVERLLQEGAA encoded by the coding sequence TTGACCGCCCATGCCCACCTGCCCGCCGTCACCGACGCCCTGCTGCAGCGCGCCGCGCGCGTGCGCCTGGCCTGCTTCGACGTCGACGGCACGCTGACCGACGGCGGGCTGTTCCTGGATGCCGAGGGCCGTGAGGGCAAGACCTTCAACGTGCAGGACGGACTGGGCCTGGTGCTGCTGCGACGCCATGGCGTCGAGGTGGTGCTGGTCACGGCGCGCAGCGGCCAGGTGGTCGAGCACCGCGCGCGCGAGCTGGGCATCGGCGTCCACCAGGGCGTCAAGGACAAGCTGGGCCTGGTCGAGCGGCTGTGCGTCGAACGCGGCCTGGCGCTGGAGCAGGTGCTGTTCATGGGCGATGACCTGGCCGACCTGACCACGCTGCGCCAGGTCGGGCTGGCGGTGGCGCCGGCCAACGCGCACCCCTGGGTGGCGCCGCTCGCCCACTGGAGGACCACCGCCGGCGGCGGCCAGGGCGCCGCGCGTCAGGCCTGCGACCTGGTGCTCGCCGCCCAGGGCCACGTGGAGCGCCTGCTGCAGGAAGGTGCGGCGTGA
- the murU gene encoding N-acetylmuramate alpha-1-phosphate uridylyltransferase MurU translates to MKALLFCAGLGERMRPLTDHTPKPLLEVGGTPLIVWHLRKLAAMGIGEVVINLSWLADQFPRALGDGSAFGVRIAYSHEGPVPLETGGGMLHALSLLGEAPFLAVNGDVWTDFDFAMLPRTPAGDAHLVMIDNPPHHPRGDFRFSDGDRLQPRRDDARNYTYSGIGVYRPAILRDWRAAFDADAGGPGLDAQPPRFPLAPLLRAAMTRGAVTGQHHAGRWTDVGTPQRLAELDAQLRAEGVR, encoded by the coding sequence ATGAAGGCCCTGCTCTTCTGCGCCGGGCTGGGCGAACGCATGCGTCCGCTCACCGACCACACGCCCAAGCCCCTGCTGGAGGTGGGCGGGACGCCGCTGATCGTCTGGCACCTGCGCAAGCTGGCGGCGATGGGCATCGGCGAGGTCGTCATCAACCTCAGCTGGCTGGCGGACCAGTTCCCGCGGGCGCTGGGCGACGGCAGCGCGTTCGGCGTGCGCATCGCCTATTCGCACGAGGGCCCGGTGCCGCTGGAGACCGGCGGCGGCATGCTGCACGCGCTGTCGCTGCTGGGCGAGGCGCCGTTCCTGGCGGTCAACGGCGATGTGTGGACCGACTTCGACTTCGCCATGCTGCCGCGCACGCCGGCCGGCGATGCGCACCTGGTGATGATCGACAACCCGCCGCACCATCCGCGCGGCGATTTCCGTTTCAGCGACGGCGACCGTCTGCAGCCGCGCCGCGACGACGCGCGCAACTACACCTATTCGGGCATCGGCGTGTATCGCCCCGCGATCCTGCGCGACTGGCGCGCGGCCTTCGACGCGGACGCCGGCGGCCCCGGCCTGGACGCACAGCCGCCCCGCTTCCCGCTGGCGCCGCTGCTGCGCGCGGCGATGACGCGCGGCGCCGTCACCGGCCAGCACCACGCCGGTCGCTGGACCGACGTAGGCACACCACAGCGACTGGCCGAACTGGACGCACAGCTGCGCGCCGAGGGCGTGCGCTAG
- the murA gene encoding UDP-N-acetylglucosamine 1-carboxyvinyltransferase has protein sequence MQKIIVTGGAPLNGEVTISGAKNAVLPILCATLLADAPVEITNVPNLHDVATTVKLLGGIGAGVEIDEGGDGAGRRITIDPTTVDRFVAPYELVRTMRASILVLGPLVARHGAAVVSLPGGCAIGSRPVDQHIKGLQALGAHITVENGYIKARAARLKGTRFVFDMVTVTGTENVMAAATLAEGTTVLENAAMEPEVTDLADCLNALGARIEGAGTSRIVIHGVERLGGGRHAVVPDRIETGTFLVAAAMTGGKITARSARPDTLEAVLDKLTEAGAHIETTADTITLDMQGKRPRAVDLTTAPYPAFPTDMQAQFMALNCVAEGVGVINETIFENRFMHVNELLRLGADIRVEGHTAIVRGASQLSGAPVMATDLRASASLILAGLVASGETTIDRIYHLDRGYENIEGKLGGLGATIRRAS, from the coding sequence ATGCAGAAGATCATCGTCACCGGTGGCGCGCCGCTCAACGGCGAAGTCACCATCTCCGGCGCCAAGAACGCCGTGCTGCCCATCCTGTGCGCCACCCTGCTGGCCGATGCGCCGGTGGAGATCACCAACGTCCCCAACCTGCACGATGTGGCCACCACGGTGAAGCTGCTCGGCGGCATCGGCGCCGGGGTCGAGATCGATGAGGGCGGCGATGGCGCGGGGCGCCGCATCACCATCGACCCGACCACGGTGGACCGCTTCGTCGCCCCCTACGAGCTGGTGCGCACCATGCGCGCCTCGATCCTGGTGCTGGGCCCGCTGGTGGCCCGCCACGGCGCGGCGGTGGTCTCGCTGCCGGGCGGCTGCGCCATCGGCTCGCGCCCGGTCGACCAGCACATCAAGGGCCTGCAGGCGCTCGGCGCGCACATCACCGTCGAGAACGGCTACATCAAGGCGCGCGCCGCGCGGCTGAAGGGCACGCGCTTCGTGTTCGACATGGTCACCGTCACCGGCACCGAGAACGTCATGGCCGCCGCCACGCTGGCCGAGGGCACCACGGTGCTGGAGAACGCGGCGATGGAGCCGGAGGTCACCGACCTGGCCGACTGCCTCAATGCGCTGGGCGCGCGGATCGAAGGCGCGGGCACGTCGCGCATCGTCATCCACGGCGTCGAGCGCCTCGGCGGCGGCCGCCATGCGGTGGTGCCGGACCGCATCGAGACCGGCACCTTCCTGGTGGCCGCCGCGATGACCGGCGGGAAGATCACCGCGCGCAGTGCGCGTCCGGACACGCTGGAGGCGGTGCTGGACAAGCTCACCGAGGCTGGCGCGCACATCGAGACCACCGCCGACACCATCACCCTGGACATGCAGGGCAAGCGGCCCAGGGCGGTCGATTTGACCACCGCGCCGTACCCGGCGTTTCCCACCGACATGCAGGCGCAGTTCATGGCGCTCAACTGCGTGGCCGAGGGCGTGGGCGTGATCAACGAGACGATCTTCGAAAACCGCTTCATGCACGTCAACGAGCTGCTGCGCCTGGGCGCGGACATCCGCGTGGAAGGCCACACCGCCATCGTGCGCGGCGCCAGCCAGCTGTCCGGCGCGCCGGTGATGGCCACCGACCTGCGCGCCTCGGCCTCGCTGATCCTGGCCGGGCTGGTGGCCAGCGGCGAGACCACCATCGACCGCATCTACCACCTGGACCGCGGCTACGAGAACATCGAGGGCAAGCTCGGCGGACTGGGCGCGACCATCAGGCGCGCGTCATGA
- the lptC gene encoding LPS export ABC transporter periplasmic protein LptC: MNWRSGLGLALLIALLLFGWSAWDNRKKPHGSGPAAQSDYIMHDFEMVTLNKDGTEGVTLRAPEMHRTASDETFSITTPLFLMPDKNGQHWELRSKTAWVAAKGEKAVLTGDVLGNSPPEAATRSTFATSRLDVFPDQHVASTDQPVTLTQPGSTLQGTGFEINTQTQQYKFKSKVKSRYVPKSAQ, translated from the coding sequence GTGAACTGGCGCTCGGGGCTGGGGCTGGCGCTGCTGATCGCCCTGCTGCTGTTCGGCTGGTCGGCCTGGGACAACCGCAAGAAGCCGCACGGCAGCGGCCCGGCCGCGCAGTCGGACTACATCATGCACGACTTCGAGATGGTCACCCTCAACAAGGACGGCACCGAGGGCGTGACCCTGCGCGCCCCGGAGATGCACCGCACCGCCAGCGATGAGACCTTCAGCATCACCACCCCGCTGTTCCTGATGCCCGACAAGAACGGGCAGCACTGGGAGCTGCGCAGCAAGACCGCCTGGGTGGCCGCCAAGGGCGAAAAGGCCGTCCTGACCGGCGATGTGCTCGGCAACAGCCCGCCCGAGGCGGCCACGCGCTCGACCTTCGCCACCAGCCGGCTGGACGTCTTCCCCGACCAGCACGTGGCCAGCACCGACCAGCCGGTCACCCTGACCCAGCCCGGAAGCACCCTGCAGGGCACGGGTTTCGAAATCAACACGCAGACCCAACAATACAAGTTCAAGTCCAAGGTGAAATCCCGCTATGTCCCCAAATCCGCGCAATAA